The DNA sequence AAATATAGGTACAATTGGTTTTAAAGAGGCACAAAAATTACGTGGTGAATGGGGTGTACTTTTTCAGTTTGGTGCACTCTACTCCTCTTTGACGGTTGCTGAAAATATTGAAATACAATTAAAAGAGTATACACATTTAAACAAATATATGCGAGAAAAACTTGTACGCTCAAAAATTGCACTTGTTGGGCTTGATGCACATGTGGCTACGCTTTACCCTTCTGAGCTTAGTGGAGGGATGGTTAAGCGTGCTGCGCTTGCACGTGCACTGGCTATGGATCCAAAGCTACTTTTTCTTGATGAACCAACTTCTGGGCTTGATCCAGTTGGTGCACGTAACTTTGATAAACTTATTGTAGAATTACGCAATATGCTTGGGATTACAGTTGTAATGATTACACATGATTTGGATAGTATTTTTAATATTGTTGATCGTATGGCAATATTAGCAGATAAGCAGGTTGTAGCAGAGGGGAACATGAAGAAAGTACTCCGCTCAACACATCCATTTGTAGAAGCATTTTTTAAGAATGAATATACTAAAGAGAAGTTTGCACAGAAGCTTAAGGAGGGGGAAGGAAATGTATAATAAGGTCAACTATACCATTGTTGGACTATTTGTACTTCTTTTTGGAGTTGCCATGACTGCATTCTTTTTTTGGCTTGCCAAGTATGGATTACAGCAAAAATATGATGTCTATAAGATATATATGA is a window from the Sulfurovum sp. genome containing:
- a CDS encoding ATP-binding cassette domain-containing protein produces the protein MSTVINIENIITRFRGRTIHDGVSLHIEKNEIYGILGKSGSGKSVLMREMIMLLEPSGGKIEVLGRNIGTIGFKEAQKLRGEWGVLFQFGALYSSLTVAENIEIQLKEYTHLNKYMREKLVRSKIALVGLDAHVATLYPSELSGGMVKRAALARALAMDPKLLFLDEPTSGLDPVGARNFDKLIVELRNMLGITVVMITHDLDSIFNIVDRMAILADKQVVAEGNMKKVLRSTHPFVEAFFKNEYTKEKFAQKLKEGEGNV